A genomic region of Polypterus senegalus isolate Bchr_013 chromosome 17, ASM1683550v1, whole genome shotgun sequence contains the following coding sequences:
- the slc16a5a gene encoding monocarboxylate transporter 6 isoform X2, whose protein sequence is MTPREVKDPVMTQKESVPECCCKDLQGQGCCIPDSLSDSINLKVTSGTTFSEEQAMPAETFTAKQPSAPDGGWGWVVVLATILILALTLAFPSCLGIFYTELQNQFEASNSETSWVPSIMTAVLHAGGPLCSILVEHYGCRFTVMLGGLLSGIGMAASSFSQTIGQLYLTAGFITGFGCCLSFQPSITIMGHYFVRRRPLANALASTGTALGLSTLPILAQYLLSHMGWRGSFLIFGGILLNCCVCGAVMRPVLPRKRKEVQNQSHNQITGKKDKIAQVEAKKMSNGLPSHVKHDTGRKLASFTLLLQKYMAFDLFCRNKRYQIYAVGVTWMMLGFVVPLIYLVPYATDYGMEQSKAALLLAILGFINIFMRPLAGLISGHRFFSGKYIYVFSFAVLVNGLSDCICVISASFNVLLVYVVAYGISMSFIGSLLFQVLMDTVEIQRFPSALGLVTIMESVTILIGPPLTVFISCWDIM, encoded by the exons ATGACACCAAGGGAAGTAAAGGACCCAGTGATGACTCAAAAGGAATCCGTCCCAGAATGTTGCTGCAAGGACCTACAAGGTCAGGGGTGTTGTATCCCAGATTCATTGTCAGATAGCATCAACTTGAAAGTGACCAGCGGCACCACTTTTTCCGAAGAACAGGCCATGCCAGCGGAGACGTTTACGGCCAAACAACCATCGGCTCCTGATGGTGGCTGGGGTTGGGTTGTTGTGCTGGCTACAATTCTTATCTTGGCATTGACTCTGGCTTTCCCTTCTTGTTTGGGAATCTTCTACACTGAACTACAAAACCAGTTTGAAGCCAGCAACAGTGAGACATCATGGGTGCCATCTATTATGACAGCTGTACTGCACGCAGGag GTCCGCTGTGCAGTATCTTAGTGGAACATTATGGCTGTCGTTTCACTGTAATGCTTGGTGGGCTTTTGAGTGGCATCGGCATGGCTGCTAGCTCCTTCTCCCAGACGATTGGTCAGCTTTATCTCACTGCTGGGTTCATCACAG GTTTCGGATGTTGTCTGAGCTTTCAGCCATCCATCACCATCATGGGACATTACTTTGTGCGCCGCAGACCACTTGCCAATGCACTGGCATCAACGGGCACTGCCCTTGGCTTGTCGACTCTTCCAATTCTGGCCCAGTACCTGCTAAGCCACATGGGATGGAGAGGAAGCTTCCTTATTTTTGGGGGTATCCTGCTGAACTGTTGTGTCTGTGGGGCAGTCATGCGGCCGGTGTTGCCTCGAAAAAGGAAGGAAGTCCAAAACCAGTCGCACAACCAGATAACCGGGAAAAAGGACAAAATAGCACAAGTGGAAGCCAAGAAGATGAGTAATGGGCTTCCATCCCATGTAAAACACGATACTGGTAGAAAATTAGCTTCCTTTACCTTATTGCTTCAGAAGTACATGGCCTTTGATCTCTTCTGCCGTAACAAGCGCTACCAAATCTATGCGGTGGGGGTAACATGGATGATGCTGGGATTTGTCGTACCTTTGATATACCTTGTGCCTTACGCAACCGACTATGGGATGGAACAAAGCAAAGCTGCCCTGCTCCTTGCTATTCTGGGATTTATCAACATCTTCATGCGACCCTTAGCTGGCCTAATCTCAGGGCACCGCTTCTTCTCAGGGAAATACATTTACGTATTTAGCTTTGCCGTACTTGTCAATGGTCTGAGTGACTGCATTTGCGTCATCTCTGCAAGTTTCAATGTGCTACTTGTTTACGTCGTAGCATATGGCATATCTATGAGTTTCATTGGGTCCCTGCTCTTCCAAGTACTGATGGACACTGTTGAGATACAGAGGTTTCCCAGTGCTCTGGGGCTTGTTACCATAATGGAGAGTGTGACTATCCTCATTGGGCCACCGTTAACAG